Proteins from a genomic interval of Tenacibaculum sp. SZ-18:
- a CDS encoding cytochrome-c peroxidase — MLASCSSSENNESTEPSGYSPVIIELEIPQLFKDKLLAPLIPTNNPQTNEGVRLGKKLFFDPILSSDKSISCASCHDPQKSFTDNNQVSKGVNGAVGVRNSMPLYNLAWNYDERFAWDGKELSLERQVFEPVTNHREMNNVWKEVASRLQNDSEYPQLFREAFGNVSIDSILIVKAIAQFERTLISGNSKFDKFLRGEVTLSTEEENGFNAFMDETRGDCFHCHGSNNNPLWTDNKFHNNGLDATFTDLGLGAVTGDPADNGKFKTPSLRNLTFTSPYMHDGRFSTLEEVINHYSEGLKNSPTISPLMKKVSQGGVQMTEKDKADIKAFLLTLTDTDFVKNPDFQLP, encoded by the coding sequence ATGCTGGCTTCATGTTCCTCTAGTGAGAATAATGAAAGTACCGAACCTTCGGGTTATTCTCCAGTTATTATAGAATTAGAAATTCCTCAGCTTTTTAAAGATAAATTATTAGCGCCATTAATACCCACGAATAATCCTCAAACAAATGAAGGTGTTCGTTTAGGAAAAAAACTTTTCTTCGATCCAATTTTATCATCTGATAAATCTATCTCGTGCGCTTCATGTCATGACCCTCAAAAATCATTTACTGATAATAATCAAGTAAGTAAAGGTGTAAATGGAGCTGTAGGTGTAAGAAATTCAATGCCACTTTATAATTTGGCATGGAATTATGATGAACGATTTGCTTGGGATGGAAAAGAATTAAGTTTAGAACGTCAAGTTTTTGAACCTGTTACCAATCATCGCGAAATGAACAATGTTTGGAAAGAAGTTGCAAGCAGACTTCAAAACGATTCAGAATATCCACAACTTTTTCGCGAAGCTTTTGGAAATGTTTCCATTGATTCCATCTTGATAGTAAAAGCAATTGCTCAATTCGAAAGGACTTTAATTTCTGGCAACTCCAAGTTTGATAAATTTTTAAGAGGTGAAGTTACTTTAAGCACTGAAGAGGAAAATGGATTTAATGCATTTATGGACGAAACTCGAGGTGACTGTTTTCATTGTCATGGAAGTAATAACAATCCACTTTGGACTGACAATAAGTTTCATAATAATGGACTAGACGCAACATTTACAGACTTAGGTTTGGGTGCCGTTACAGGAGATCCTGCAGATAATGGCAAGTTCAAAACTCCTTCATTACGAAATTTAACTTTTACATCACCTTACATGCATGATGGTCGATTCTCAACTTTAGAAGAAGTCATCAATCATTATTCTGAGGGATTAAAAAATTCACCAACCATCTCACCTCTTATGAAAAAAGTGAGTCAAGGTGGTGTGCAAATGACTGAAAAAGACAAAGCTGATATCAAAGCATTTTTA
- a CDS encoding MbnP family protein yields the protein MLKNLKYLICSLLLILGCSSNNEEGIGNKKITINFVHEWDGSPITKEDFNDLKLTNENGDVISIERYRYLISKIKLVDTSGFETALEDYLLIDLGEEQNLSYTVEGLILNRTYSLNFTFGFNDADNVDGAYNDLNSANFNVPEMIGGGYHYMQFDGKYTSESTTTPASFNYHVIRARNTSDPDNITTIDTSFPVSLTDIWIKDSEETINVKVNIAEWFKNPNIWVLDDLNQNLMTNFDAQILMNSNGKSVFSL from the coding sequence TTTAAAATATTTAATTTGCTCTTTACTTCTAATATTAGGATGCTCAAGCAATAACGAAGAAGGTATAGGAAATAAAAAAATCACGATAAATTTTGTTCATGAATGGGATGGAAGCCCTATTACGAAAGAGGATTTTAATGATTTAAAACTCACCAATGAAAACGGTGATGTTATAAGTATCGAAAGGTATAGATATCTCATATCGAAAATAAAACTAGTTGACACTTCTGGTTTTGAAACAGCTTTAGAAGATTATTTACTAATTGATTTAGGTGAAGAACAAAATTTATCTTACACCGTTGAAGGATTAATTCTTAATAGAACATACTCATTAAATTTTACGTTTGGTTTTAATGACGCCGACAATGTAGATGGGGCCTACAACGATCTAAATTCAGCAAATTTTAATGTTCCAGAAATGATAGGTGGCGGATATCATTATATGCAATTTGATGGTAAATACACGTCGGAATCTACAACCACTCCCGCCTCATTTAATTATCATGTAATTCGTGCTAGAAACACATCAGATCCAGATAATATTACTACAATAGATACTTCTTTCCCTGTTAGTTTAACTGATATCTGGATAAAAGATTCGGAAGAAACTATTAATGTAAAAGTAAATATTGCAGAATGGTTTAAAAACCCAAACATTTGGGTACTTGATGATTTAAATCAAAATTTAATGACAAACTTTGATGCCCAAATTTTAATGAATTCAAACGGAAAATCAGTTTTTAGTTTATAA